A stretch of the Meles meles chromosome 19, mMelMel3.1 paternal haplotype, whole genome shotgun sequence genome encodes the following:
- the ZNF821 gene encoding zinc finger protein 821 isoform X3 — MCPVCGRALSSPGSLGRHLLIHSEDQRSNCAVCGARFTSHATFNSEKLPEVLNMESLPPAHSEGPSSAEGKDIAFSPPVYPAGILLVCNNCAAYRKLLEAQTPSVRKWALRRQNEPLEVRLQRLERERTAKKSRRDNETPEEREVRRMRDREAKRLQRMQETDEQRARRLQRDREAMRLKRANETPEKRQARLIREREAKRLKRRLEKMDMMLRAQFGQDPSAMAALAAEMNFFQLPVSGVELDSQLLGKMAFEEQNSGSLH; from the exons ATGTGTCCTGTCTGTGGCCGGGCCCTAAGCTCCCCAGGGTCCTTGGGTCGTCATCTCCTAATCCACTCGGAGGACCAGAGGTCTAActgtgctgtgtgtggagcccGTTTTACCAGCCATGCCACGTTTAACAG TGAGAAACTCCCTGAAGTACTTAATATGGAATCCCTACCCCCAGCCCATAGTGAGGGTCCCTCCAGTGCTGAGGGGAAGGACATTGCCTTTAGCCCTCCCGTGTACCCTGCTGGAATTCTGCTTGTGTGCAACAATTGTGCTGCCTACCGTAAGCTACTGGAAGCACAGACCCCCAGCGTTCGCAAGTGGGCCCTACGCCGACAGAATGAGCCATTGGAAGTACGGCTGCAGCGTCTGGAACGAGAGCGCACAGCCAAGAAAAGTCGGCGGGACAATGAGACCCCAGAGGAGCGGGAAGTAAGGCGCATGAGGGACCGTGAAGCCAAACGCCTGCAGCGCATGCAGGAGACGGACGAGCAGCGGGCACGCCGGCTGCAGCGGGATCGGGAGGCTATGAGGCTGAAGCGGGCCAATGAAACCCCAGAGAAGAGGCAGGCCCGGCTCATCCGGGAGCGGGAAGCCAAGCGGCTCAAGAGGAGGCTGGAGAAAATGGACATGATGTTGCGAGCTCAGTTTGGCCAGGACCCTTCTGCCATGGCAGCCTTAGCAGCCGAAATGAACTTCTTCCAGCTACCTGTGAGTGGGGTGGAGTTGGACAGCCAGCTCCTGGGCAAGATGGCCTTTGAAGAGCAGAACAGTGGCTCTCTGCACTGA
- the ZNF821 gene encoding zinc finger protein 821 isoform X2: MSRRKQTNPNKVHCDSEGDEEETTQDEVSSHTSEEDGGVVKVEKELENTEQPVGGNEVAEHEVTGNLNSDPLLGLCQCPLCQLDCGSREQLIAHVYQHTAAVVSAKSYMCPVCGRALSSPGSLGRHLLIHSEDQRSNCAVCGARFTSHATFNSEKLPEVLNMESLPPAHSEGPSSAEGKDIAFSPPVYPAGILLVCNNCAAYRKLLEAQTPSVRKWALRRQNEPLEVRLQRLERERTAKKSRRDNETPEEREVRRMRDREAKRLQRMQETDEQRARRLQRDREAMRLKRANETPEKRQARLIREREAKRLKRRLEKMDMMLRAQFGQDPSAMAALAAEMNFFQLPVSGVELDSQLLGKMAFEEQNSGSLH, translated from the exons GTGACAGTGAGGGTGATGAAGAGGAGACCACACAAGATGAAGTCTCTTCCCACACATCAGAGGAAGATGGAGGGGTAGTCAAAGTGGAAAAAGAGTTAGAAAATACGGAACagcctgttggtgggaatgaagtgGCAGAGCATGAG GTCACAGGGAACTTGAATTCTGACCCCTTACTTGGACTTTGCCAGTGTCCCCTCTGCCAGCTAGACTGTGGGAGTCGGGAGCAGCTGATTGCTCATGTGTACCAG CACACTGCGGCAGTGGTGAGCGCCAAGAGCTACATGTGTCCTGTCTGTGGCCGGGCCCTAAGCTCCCCAGGGTCCTTGGGTCGTCATCTCCTAATCCACTCGGAGGACCAGAGGTCTAActgtgctgtgtgtggagcccGTTTTACCAGCCATGCCACGTTTAACAG TGAGAAACTCCCTGAAGTACTTAATATGGAATCCCTACCCCCAGCCCATAGTGAGGGTCCCTCCAGTGCTGAGGGGAAGGACATTGCCTTTAGCCCTCCCGTGTACCCTGCTGGAATTCTGCTTGTGTGCAACAATTGTGCTGCCTACCGTAAGCTACTGGAAGCACAGACCCCCAGCGTTCGCAAGTGGGCCCTACGCCGACAGAATGAGCCATTGGAAGTACGGCTGCAGCGTCTGGAACGAGAGCGCACAGCCAAGAAAAGTCGGCGGGACAATGAGACCCCAGAGGAGCGGGAAGTAAGGCGCATGAGGGACCGTGAAGCCAAACGCCTGCAGCGCATGCAGGAGACGGACGAGCAGCGGGCACGCCGGCTGCAGCGGGATCGGGAGGCTATGAGGCTGAAGCGGGCCAATGAAACCCCAGAGAAGAGGCAGGCCCGGCTCATCCGGGAGCGGGAAGCCAAGCGGCTCAAGAGGAGGCTGGAGAAAATGGACATGATGTTGCGAGCTCAGTTTGGCCAGGACCCTTCTGCCATGGCAGCCTTAGCAGCCGAAATGAACTTCTTCCAGCTACCTGTGAGTGGGGTGGAGTTGGACAGCCAGCTCCTGGGCAAGATGGCCTTTGAAGAGCAGAACAGTGGCTCTCTGCACTGA